Genomic DNA from Bacterioplanes sanyensis:
TGTGCAATGTGGCGCCGTCGCAACTGGGCGACCGTCAGTTGTTCGACTTTGAAACCTTGCAAGATAAACAAGAAAAGTCGCACCTGTTTACCCGCTTGGATGTGGTGAACATCGACTGACAGCTGAAAAAAGCTATTAAAAACCCGGCTATTTGGCCCTATCACTGACAAGCCCTGCTTTAGCGCGGGGCTCTTCATATCAATAGGCTTCCAAGCCTGATAACTCCCTGCCGAGAACTCAGCTACCACCACGTAATTTATGCGTTACGTCCAACTGGTAGTGTCCAGGCTTATCCGCACTGAGAAAATAGCGCATTTCGTAGCGCCGCTCGTTGTGAATGTCCTCAGCCAAGGCCAATAATTCACAGCTGCCCGGTTGCACCGCATTTGGTAGTTGCGTACGCACCTGATACTGCTGCTCCAACTGCTTTACCACCACGGTTGATATCGGCTCAGTCGGGCCGCCAGCAATGCCTTTGCGAATCCATTGCAGAAACAGCCGATGCTGTCCTGACTGCTCGGTACGAACTAACCGCACATAACCCTCTGCAGCCTCGGTTTTCCACGGGCACACGCGCTGGCTTTCGGCAATCCAGACCGGCATTTTGTATATATGCCGCAACTGCTCGTCCCCGGATTGCGCGTGTGTGCCGCAGACCCAACACAGCACCATGGCCCACGGCCAAAGAAATTTATCCGTCATTGTGCCTCCTGCTTGTATTATTACTCTTCCACCCAGCGACTCGTGCTTTGCCGCCCTGGGTCCCATGTGGGAACATCGTAGACAACCTCAGCGATGTAATAATCCACCTCTCCTTTCGGTAATCGCACCGCCACATCATCCCCTTCAGATTTACCAAGCAAACCGCGAGCCAGAGGCGCATCTACACTGATGTACCCACGGGCCAAATCGATCTCGTCCTCACCGACAATGCGGTAATGAAGGTCTTTATCATCATCGTCCTGCAGCACAATCCAAGCGCCAAAATACACTTTTTGCTCATCCGTCGGGCGGCGATCCACCACAGTGACCTGCTCCAAGCGTTTGCGCAAAAAACGCAGCCGGCTGTCTATTTGCCGCAGACGTTTTTTGCCATAAATGTATTCGGCATTTTCGGAGCGATCTCCGAGCTTGGCGGCGTCTGAAACCTGCTGTGTCACGCGAGGCCGCTCCACTTTCCATAAAAAATCGTGTTCGTCCTTCAGCATTTGCTCTCCTTCTGGAGTAATCAAATGGGCGCGTTTGGGCAGAGGTTTGGTAGTCATAAACGTCACGTTTTCGCAATCAATCCGGTGGATAATCTGGATTTAACGACTTAGCTTTAACTAGGGCAAGCCTTAACCCCAAATGGATCTCACCTTCCTTATGATTCGACGCAGCGCCAAACTGACTCTGGGCACATTACTGCTGATTCTCGGTGTGATCCTGACCCCCATGCCCATCCCACTGGGCATTGTCTTTATTCTGGTTGGCTTGTCTTTGCTGGTGAGTGTGCTGCCAGCCTTAAAACACCAACTGATCAACATGCGACGCCGCTATCCACGCTGGTCTGCACAGCTGCAACACAGTCGACGCTATTTGCCCCACTTTGCCCGGCGCCTGTTGGACGACACGGATCCAGAGCAGCAGCTGTAAACACCACGTGGCACTCAGGTACTGACCGTCTATGTGCAAGCTGCTATGGTCGGCGTATGGACTTTGACTTAAACGCCAGCATTGACATGCTGCAACAACGTTTGCAGCACATTCTTGCCGACGGCGAAGCTCGCACCGAACATCAGCTGATAAGCGACTTGCAGCAGCAAGGGCTGTTCAACCCTGACGTATTGCGCGACTCGTTGACGTTATTTCGCTGTCACTTTTTGCTGATGCACTGCTTGTATCGCATACGCCAGCAATGGCAAGCTCAGCGGTGCTTCGAGTTGGACATCAGCGCCCTGCGTATTCAAGCGCGGCCATTTTCCAGTACGGCGCCACAGGGCGGTGAAGCATTACCACATACCAGCGACCCGCTGGCCAGCTACTACTTAGATTTAAGCCAGCTGCACACTCAGCGCGACGAGGTCGAAGCGCTGCTGCAAAGCTTTTGGACAGCACTCGCCAACGGTGAAAACCGCAGCGACGATCTGGCGTTATTAGAATTGGATAACACCGCCAGCGATGACGATGTGCGCCAGCAATACAAGCGCCTAGCCATGCGCTATCATCCCGATCGCGGCGGCGATGCAGCGCGGTTTAACGCCATTTCACAAGCCTACGAACGACTCAAAACGCACTTCGGGTAATTTATGCGCTATTTTTTGTTGCTTTTATTCTGGCTGGCCTTACCAGCCTCCGCCCAGCTGGTGGTACTGCAATATCATCACGTGAGCGAACAAACACCGGCCGTAACCAGTGTTACCCCGGCACAGTTTGAACAACACCTGGAGCTGATCGAGCAGCTAAAGCTGCCCGTGGTGGACTTAGTCGAGGCACTGGAAAAAATCGACAACGGCGATGCGCTGCAAGAAGGCGCTGTCGCCATCAGTTTTGATGATGCCTACACGTCGATTTACCAACACGCGCTGCCAGCGCTGGAAAAACGTGGCTGGCCGTTTGTGGTGTTTGTAAATACCGGCGCTGTGGATGGCGGCCACCAGGGTGTGATGAGCTGGAAGCAACTGCGCGACCTACAAAGCCGCGGTGCTGTTCTGGCCAATCACACGGTGGATCACCCGTATTTACTGCAAACACCGACCGAGGTGACCCTGGATGACTGGCTGCAACAACAAATAGGTGAAGCACAGCAACGTTTGAAGGCGGAGGTGGGCGATGCACCCAAGCTGTTGGCGTATCCTTACGGCGAGTTCAACCTAGAAATGACCACATGGCTGGCTAAGCATGGCTACAAAGCCTTCGGCCAGCAATCCGGTCCCATTGGCGCACAGTCACATCCGCAAGCGCTGCCACGTTTTCCCGCCTCAGGCGTTTACGCCAATACCGATACCCTGGCCACCAAACTCAAAACTCTGCCACTGCCCGTTGGCGCTGAGCAACTGCTCTCCCCAGTGCTAACGGATAATCCACCGACACTGACGCTGCGCTTTAACCGTGGCGCCGTCGCAGCAGCACCGTTTCAGTGTTTTGCCAGCGGCCAAGGCGCCATTGATACGCAGCAACGTCAGGACGGGGCAGATACGTTGATTCGCGCACAGGCGCAAAGTGCGATTGGTGGC
This window encodes:
- a CDS encoding DNA-J related domain-containing protein codes for the protein MDFDLNASIDMLQQRLQHILADGEARTEHQLISDLQQQGLFNPDVLRDSLTLFRCHFLLMHCLYRIRQQWQAQRCFELDISALRIQARPFSSTAPQGGEALPHTSDPLASYYLDLSQLHTQRDEVEALLQSFWTALANGENRSDDLALLELDNTASDDDVRQQYKRLAMRYHPDRGGDAARFNAISQAYERLKTHFG
- a CDS encoding polysaccharide deacetylase family protein; translated protein: MRYFLLLLFWLALPASAQLVVLQYHHVSEQTPAVTSVTPAQFEQHLELIEQLKLPVVDLVEALEKIDNGDALQEGAVAISFDDAYTSIYQHALPALEKRGWPFVVFVNTGAVDGGHQGVMSWKQLRDLQSRGAVLANHTVDHPYLLQTPTEVTLDDWLQQQIGEAQQRLKAEVGDAPKLLAYPYGEFNLEMTTWLAKHGYKAFGQQSGPIGAQSHPQALPRFPASGVYANTDTLATKLKTLPLPVGAEQLLSPVLTDNPPTLTLRFNRGAVAAAPFQCFASGQGAIDTQQRQDGADTLIRAQAQSAIGGGRFRYNCTAASRQRPGWHYWYSQVWINTSVMPR
- the greB gene encoding transcription elongation factor GreB, whose product is MTTKPLPKRAHLITPEGEQMLKDEHDFLWKVERPRVTQQVSDAAKLGDRSENAEYIYGKKRLRQIDSRLRFLRKRLEQVTVVDRRPTDEQKVYFGAWIVLQDDDDKDLHYRIVGEDEIDLARGYISVDAPLARGLLGKSEGDDVAVRLPKGEVDYYIAEVVYDVPTWDPGRQSTSRWVEE